The Marinobacter bohaiensis genome segment GTGCTGGTCTCGTCTTTGGCGTGCGTCACTTTCTGCCACGCCTATCTGGAAGGCTATCCCGGGCCGCGTGAGGAGTTTTACCTGCTGCTGCTGTGCGCGGCGGCGGGCGGCATGATCCTGACGGCGGCCAATCATCTGGCGACGCTGTTCTTCGGGCTGGAGCTGCTGTCCATGCCGATCTACGGCATGCTGGCCTACACGTTCCGCGATCGTCTCTCGCTGGAAGCGGGGATCAAGTACCTGGTGCTGTCGGCGGCCGGGACGTCCTTCCTGCTGTTCGGCATGGCGCTGCTCTACGCCCAGACCGGTCAGCTTGCCATCGACGGCATCGTCGCGGCCATGGCGACGGGCAATGGGCCCTGGGCGCTGGCCGGGGTTGGTTTCGTACTGGTGGGGCTGGGTTTCAAACTGTCGGTGATTCCGTTTCACCTGTGGACCCCCGACGTCTATCAGGGCGGCCCCAGCCCGGCGGTGACGTTTCTCGCCACGGCCAGCAAGGCAGCGGCGTTCATCGTGCTGCTGCGGGTGGTGGTCGCGATTCCCGCCTTCCACGGCACCGAGGCGCACGACCTGCTTGCCGGCCTGGCGCTGCTGACCATGCTGGCCGGTAACCTGCTGGCACTGATGCAGGCCAACCTCAAGCGGCTGCTGGGCTACTCCTCGATCGCGCATTTCGGCTACCTGCTGGTGGCGCTGGTCGTCGCCGACGGCATGGCGGTGGAGACCAGCGGCATCTATCTGGTGACGTATCTGGTGACCACGCTGGCGGCTTTCGGCGTCGTAACGCTGCTGTCCAGCCCGTATAGCGGTGAGGATGCGTCGGCCCTGCATCATTATCGCGGTCTGTTCTGGCGCCGGCCCTATCTCGCGGCGGTGCTGACGGTGGCCTTGCTGTCGCTGGCGGGGATTCCGTTCACCGCGGGCTTTATCGGCAAGTTCTATATTCTCGCCCTGGGGGTGGAAGCTCAGCGGTGGTGGCTGGTGGGAGGTATCGTGGTCGGCAGCGCCATTGGTCTGTTCTACTACCTGCGGGTGATGGTCACGCTGTACCTGGTTGAGCCGGGCATGAGCCGCCGGGACGCGCCCAACGACTGGGGCCTTCGCGCCGGAGGCCTGGTGGTGTTGGGTCTGGCGGGGCTGACCATCCTGCTGGGCGTGTATCCAGCGCCGGTGGTGCGTTGGATTGCGCAGCTCAGCCTGACCGGTTAGCTCAGACAGCAGCTCTTGAATTTCCTGCCACTGCCACACGGGCAGCGGTCGTTGCGGCCTGGTTTGAGCACGCCCTGTTGCGGATTCCCCGACAGGTAATACCAGCGTCCGTCTTCGACTACGAAATCCGATTTCTCCTCGAGGTATCCCCACTGGCCGGACTCGCGGTAGATGGCCCGGAAGTGGACCTGGCCGCGATCACCGTCGCTGGTGCTGGACAGCACGGTCAGACCGGTCCATTGGGGCGTGTCGCCGCGATCGAGTGAGGCGGGGCGGGTCGATGGATGCCAGCTTTGCCGCAGGT includes the following:
- the nuoN gene encoding NADH-quinone oxidoreductase subunit NuoN; amino-acid sequence: MLGRADIMALTPVILVSATAIVVMLGIAWQRLHAVTVLVSALGLNLALLSLLLVGSLGPTTTPLLVFDGVTLLGMLLVLVSSLACVTFCHAYLEGYPGPREEFYLLLLCAAAGGMILTAANHLATLFFGLELLSMPIYGMLAYTFRDRLSLEAGIKYLVLSAAGTSFLLFGMALLYAQTGQLAIDGIVAAMATGNGPWALAGVGFVLVGLGFKLSVIPFHLWTPDVYQGGPSPAVTFLATASKAAAFIVLLRVVVAIPAFHGTEAHDLLAGLALLTMLAGNLLALMQANLKRLLGYSSIAHFGYLLVALVVADGMAVETSGIYLVTYLVTTLAAFGVVTLLSSPYSGEDASALHHYRGLFWRRPYLAAVLTVALLSLAGIPFTAGFIGKFYILALGVEAQRWWLVGGIVVGSAIGLFYYLRVMVTLYLVEPGMSRRDAPNDWGLRAGGLVVLGLAGLTILLGVYPAPVVRWIAQLSLTG
- a CDS encoding YchJ family protein; translated protein: MDPQAPCPCGTGRTYGECCAPAHSGTPAPSPEALMRSRYSAFVLGLTDYLRQSWHPSTRPASLDRGDTPQWTGLTVLSSTSDGDRGQVHFRAIYRESGQWGYLEEKSDFVVEDGRWYYLSGNPQQGVLKPGRNDRCPCGSGRKFKSCCLS